The Clostridium botulinum BKT015925 genome includes the window AGTAGTATTTTTCTCTTATTAACCAAAATATCACCTCACTATGTTTATTATACTAATGTATATATTTTATTTTACATGGTTAAATAATGCAACACTTACTATATTTATTTCAATTATAAAATATTATGTTATGTTATAATATTTTATAACTTTATATGATAAGGAGGCGTTTTCATGGAAATAACTTGGTTTGGACATTCATCTTTTTTAATTAAAACTAAAAATGGAAAAAGGATTTTAACAGATCCATTTGATAAAACAGTTGGTTATAAAACTTATCAAGATACTGCAGATATAGTTACAATAAGTCATCATCATTATGATCATGATTATACAGAAGATATTCAAGGTACTATTGATGTTATAGATTCATGCATAACTTTTGAAAAACACGGTGTATTCATTAAGGGAATCCCATCTTACCACGATGAATCCCATGGCAGCAAACGTGGAAAAAATATAATTTATATTATTAAAGTAGATAACTTTAATATTTGCCATTTAGGCGATTTAGGACATAAACTATCTAAAGAAGCTATTGAAGCTATAGGAAATATTGATATTTTATTAATTCCTGTAGGTGGAATCTATACTATAAATGGCATAGACGCAGCCTCTGTTGCCAAAGACATTAATCCTAAGATGATTATACCTATGCACTATAAAACAACATATTTATCTTTTGCCTTAGATTCAGTTGATACTTTCGTAAATAATATGAATAATGTGAAAAAATTATCTTGCTCTACATTAAAAATTACTGAACCTTTAGATAGTCATTGTGCAGTTAAAATTCTTATTCCATCTGCTCAATAATAAAAGAAGCACATTAAATCGTGCTTCTTTATATATTAATTATAATTTTATTTCTATTTTTTCTAATCTTACTAAAACCCTAATATCTCTTACAGTAACAGTTTCTGTTCTTAAACTATTTCCGTTACTTATAAGTAATAACTTATTACTGTCTAATCTCTTAATCTGTCTTATATGTCTTTCTCCCTTATATTCAACAAGACATAATGCATTGTTTTCTATTTCATGAGTTATATAACCAAAAGCAACATCACCTTTTGCTATTCTAGACCCTATCATATCATCATCTTCTACCTTTAAAAACAATACTTTATCTTTAGCATGTCCTTCAACTCTATTCCCTATAATTGGTAGTTTTCTCATTTCTATAATTCTAGCCATATCATATCCGTAAACTGGTACAGGTTTTAAAACCGATCCCAATGCATCATTCCAAACATCATTTATTTTTTCTACTGTTTTTTTATTTGTATTTTGGACTTTTTCTTCTTCATAAACTTCAGTTTCAAAAGACATTGTAACATCATTTAAATCTTTTCCTAATACCTTTGATATTTTTCCCATAACACTTTCATTTATGACCTTTTTTCCACTCTCAACCTCTTTAATAAACTTTTCAGAAACTCCAATCTTTTTAGCTAATTGCTTTTCTGTCATATTTGATTTTAATCTAGCTTCTTTTATTTTACTTCCAATTCTGCTCATCCTTATTCCTCCAAACGTAGCATTTTGAAACCTATTACTTACTTTATTCTAATATAAACCACTTATTTTTTCCATATTGTTCAATACATAAAAATATAAAACGACCTTAAAATTAAAAATTCTAAGATCGTTTTAGTTCTAATTTATTTTGAATTATTTTTAAACCATTCTCTCTCTTCAATTAAATGATCAAGAAGATCTTTAAAGCTCCATTTAATAGACGTTTCTGTAATCATTGCAAAAATAGTATTTTGATGAAATATTTCTTTTATTGAACTAATAGCTTTAGTTATATCTTTATCTTTGCAATTATTAAACAATACTACTTTTTCTTTTGGAAGCTCACCCTCATATATATTCTTATTAACATCATTAAGTATACATTCTAAAGATGTTGTCGCCATATTCTTATTTATACACTTATAACTAGGTATTTTATTTTCCATAACCAACTTTTTTAATGATCTTTTTTCATTTTCATTAAATCCGTATACCAATAATACCTTTCTATTAGATTCTGTCATTTCATCACCTTAAATTTTTTATTCTATTTCTTCTGGTTCAGGATATTCTACTCCAAAAGTATCAACAGTAACCTTTTCCATAACTTGGTCTTCATAAGGTCTATCACTATAATCTGTCTTTTGGTTAACTATCTTATCTGCAACTTCCATACCTTCTATAACTTTTCCAAATGAAGCATATTGTTTATCTAAATGAGGAGCATCTGCTACCATTATGAAAAATTGACTTCCGGCAGAATCAGGGCTCATAGCTCTTGCCATAGATAATACTCCTTTAGTATGCTTTAAATCATTTTTAAATCCATTAGAAGTAAATTCTCCTTTTATTGAGTATCCAGGACCTCCCATACCAGTTCCATCTGGATCTCCCCCTTGAATCATAAAACCAGGTATTACTCTGTGGAATATGACTCCATCATAAAACCCTTTATTTATAAGACTAATAAAGTTATTTACTGTATTTGGTGCTATTTCAGGATATAATTCTGCTTTCATTACATCTCCATTTTGCATTTTAATAGTAACTATTGGATTCATATATTTAATTCTCCTCTCTAATTCACTGCTTTAATTTAACATTTATTTTATTATGCTATGTTAAATTATAGCATAATATACTAACTTATATTTAAATAAAATTATATCATTTATATACCTAATAATTTTTTAGATATTTTTATAATTTCCTCATCCTGTAGTGAATTTAAAACAGTTATTTTTCCTTTTTTATTATCTTTATTTATAGAATTATTCTTTATTAGTTTTCTTTTTAGTTGACTTGCAGTACCAAAACTTCCATCTATAATTACAACTTCATCTCCTAATATATTAGATAACTCTTTTTTTACAAATGGATAATGTGTACACCCAAGGACTACTGACGCAATTTTATCTTTATCTAATATTGATAATCTTCCACTTAAAAACTCATTTAATTCCTTACCCTGAACTATACCTTTTTCTATATATTCAACTAATCCTGGACATGGAAGTGATACTATGTCATATTCATCTTTGTATTTACTCATAAGTTTATTAAACTTCTTTTCAGCTAATGTCATATTTGTTGCCATTATAACAATTTTTCCATCCTGAGATAATTCTACAGCCGGCTTTAACGCTGGTTCAATCCCAATTATAGGTATATCTTTATATGTATTTCTTAAATCTTCAATAGCCGCACTAGTAGCAGTATTACAAGCAACAACGATAGCTTTTACATTATAATCTAACAACATTTTTACTGCATCAAAAGTTAACTTTTTAACCTCATCTACTTTTTTAGTTCCATAAGGTGCATTTTTAGAATCTCCAAAATAAATAAAATCTTCATTAGGGAGAATTTTTATAGCCTCTTTTAGAACACTTAATCCCCCAACTCCTGAATCAAAAAAACCTATAGGCATTCTTGTAATATCCATGTTTCTCAGCCTTTCTATAATAATTATTACACTCTATATAGTAATAAACATTTATTAAATAGTATAATTTTACACAGTAAAATTATACTCCATCTATCGGTTTATTTCCACATTTACAAATATATGATTTCTATATTTTATAATATAAATCATATTGTATCATTTTCTATTTTAAGATTGACTAAATTATTAGAAAAAGCATTCTATTTGTCTTAAAGTAAATTAAATACAATTGACAATTTGTTAATTTTATAATAGAATTTTTTATAATTTATAAAAATAAAGCTGATATTATAACAAATAAAAAAAAGCCAACATATTTTTTTATAATAAATTGAACGGGAGGAAATTTATGTTTAACGAATTGATTTATAACATTCCTAAAGAAAATCATTCTGAGGAATTCCTTAAAAAGATATTAAATGAACATCCTGAAATAAAGTTTGTATCTCCTGTAGGTATAGATTTATCTGGAAATGATACTGATGCTAAAATTCCTATGAGAATATTTTTAGATGATATAAATGGCTTTTTAACTGGAGCCATTCAAACTGACGGTTCTTCTGTTGCATTTCCTGGTATAGCTACTTTAAATAACGCCAAAGTAGATATGATTGCCGATACCGATGTTAATTGGTTTATTGATTATAACTTTGAAAATATTGATGAAGAAACTTCTAAACCTGTTGGTACACTTAGAATACCTTGTTTCCTAATTCATAATGGAAAAGCTATTGACTCAAGGCATATATTAAAATCTTCTATTTGCAATATTGAAAAAAACCTTATGAATTTCTATAAAAAATATCCGGAACTTTTAAATGTTTATGGAATAACCTTAGACGACATAGATGATATAATAGCTACTGCTGCAACCGAACTTGAATTTTGGGTAAAAACACCTGAGGAGAAAGCACAAATTGAACAACTTTCAACTTCTGAAGTTCTTCAAGAACAATATTGGAATAGAACAAAAGGTGCAGTTAGAACAGCCCTTGAGGAATGCTTAGAATTAATGGATAAATACGGACTTGAATCAGAAATGGGACATAAAGAAGTTGGAGGCGTAAAAGCTAAATTAAATGAAAGCGGTAAACTTACTCATATAATGGAACAATTAGAATTAGATTGGAAATATGATAATGCACTTCAAGCCGCTGATAATGAATTATTTGTTAGAATACTTGTTAAGGAAACATTTAGACGTCATGGTCTTGATGTAAATTTTCTTGCAAAACCGGTTGAAGGAGTGGCTGGTAGCGGTGAACATACTCATTTAAGTATAGCACTTAAGTTAAAGAACGGAAAAACCATAAATTTATTTGCGCCTACTGGCAAACATTTTTTAAGCATTTATGGATATGCATCATTAATGGGTGTTCTTAAAAACTATGAAATAATAAATCCTTTTATATCTTCTAATAATGATGCTTTAAGAAGATTAAAGCCTGGTTTTGAAGCACCTATTTGCATAGTTACATCAATAGGTCACTCAGTAGATGTTCCTTCTAGAAATAGAACTATACTACTTGGAGTTATTAGAGATATTAAAAATCCACTTGCTACTAGATTTGAGCTTAGATCGCCAAATCCTCATACCAATACTTACTTAGCTTTAGCTACTATGTTTATGGCTTGTAATGATGGTATTACCTATGCAATTAATAACCATAAATCTGAAGATGACCTCTTAAAGGAACTTTCAAAAAACCCTGGCGAAATTGCTGGTTATCTAGAAAAAAATAGAGCATATAGAAGTGAAGAAGACGTATTTGAAGACTATTCTGACGAAGAAAGAAGTAGACTCTTTGGCAAAGCTCCAGCTACAGTATATGAAAATCTTTGTGCCTTAGATAAATATCCAGAAAAATTAGCTGTTCTTAAAGAAGGTTCTGTTTTTACTGATGATATTATAAACAGTTATAAAACAGCCATTAGTAAGAGATGGTTAACAGAAATTTTATATAGAATAATCCCTAAACATTCAAATAATATACGTTCGTATAAAATGCTTCACGATATAAATAAAGTCCATGACGTTGATGTAACTAGATGGCAAGAGGTTAATAACTTAAGACAATATTTAATGAAAGATTCTTATTGTAAAAAATCTCTATTCTCTAGACTAATAGATGCTGCCAATGAAAAAGACTATGAAACTGTGTCAAATCTACAAATAGAAATGGATTCTAAAATGTCATTACTAAGAAAATTATATATTAACTACACTAGAAATCTTTTAGATATATAAAAAAATATCCACCATTTGGTGGATATTTCAGATTGTTCAAAAAGCCTCCATGTAATTGGAGGCTTTTACTTTCGTCAAATATCTTTTATGCGATAGCATTTAAAAAGTTGCTAGTTTTGTGTAATGATTTGGTATAAATTTCAATTAAATCATACGAAAAATAGTGCGATAGCACCATGGCTATCTTTTTCATATTCTGAACTGCTGCTGTAAGTAAGCATTGCTCGGAAACATTTTTAATTCCTCGCATGCGACAATAGCGCAGCCCATGTAATTCTTTTGAATCAGCAAAGCTACGCTCAATTTTTTCTTTACGTTTTTTATAAATACTTTTACCTTTTTCAGTTTTAGTAAATGCAAAAATTTGATCCTTATAATCTTCCCAAACATGACGACGTATAGTTCTGTTAATTGATTTATCAGATGTTAAACAATTATTTTTATATTTGCATGAAGCACATTCATCCGCATTACTAACATATTCTTTATATCCGCTTCTTGTAGTGGTTTTGTATTTTAAAAAGAAGTTATTCATACATACATATCCATCTAATTCTTTAATATATTGAAATCTATATTTAGTATACTTTTCTTTAACATGAGGTCCTAAACGGAAACCAAAAACACCTTGATAATTTTTTTCTGAAACTTGCTTACAAATAGGATTTGTAGAATAACCAGCATCAGCTACTAAATACTTTGTATTAAAATTAAACTTTTTTATTTGCGTCTCTATTCTTTTAACATAAGGATCTACATCATTAATATTACCTGGAGTTACATGAACATCAGTTATAATATTATATTTTCCGTCAACAGTTCTATGATCTAAATAAAAAAAACCTTTTGGTTTTCCGTCCCTAACCATATATCCACTGTCTGGATCAGTTGTACTTACTTTTATTTCTTTGGTTTCAGATGTTTTTAGGTCTTTTTTTAGAGGCTTTTTATTATGATTAATTCTATCTTTATTAATATCTTTTTCTAATTCATCAAAGTATTCCTTTGTAGATTTAGTTATTTCTTTTTTTATAAGTTTATGTTTATTAGCGTTAGCTTTTAGATGGGTAGAATCAGTGTATAAAATTTTGCCATCGACTAAATTTCTATTAATCGCTTGAAATACAATGTTATCAAATATTTCTTGATGTATATTTGTATCATTGAATCTCTTTGTTCTATTTTGACTTATGGTAGAATGGCTTGGTATTTTATCAGTAAGTCCATATCCTAAGAACCACCTATAAGCTACATTTACTTGTATTTCCTTTACGAGCTGACGCTCAGAGCGTATACCGAATAGGTATCCAATAAAAAGCATTTTAAATAACACAACTGGATCTACTGATGGTCTACCATTGTCAGGACAATATAAATCCTTAGTTAAATCTCGTATAAACGAAAAGTCTATGAATTTATCTATTTTTCTAAGTATATGATTTTCTGGTACTAAGTTTTCTATATAAACCAGTTCTAATTGATTTTGTTTTCTCTCATTATTAGTAAGCATTTTGCCTCCGTAGGAGCCCTAACGGGCTAAATAATTTATTGGTCTAAATATATATTCTACAGAAGTAGGAGATATCCTTTTTGTAATAAATGTAAAAAGGCTGTTGACAAATTATGTTTATCAACAGCCTGAAATATCCACCATTTGGTGGATATTTTTATTTATCTATATGTTATATTATTCACTTACTTTTAAGCTTTTATTATAATAATATTGTATAATCTCACTTCTTTTTATTATCCCAATAAACACATCATTGTCATCAACTACAGGTACAAAATTTTGATTTACTGCAAGTGAAATCAAATCTTCAATATCGGATCTTACGTGTACAGGAGTATTTCTAACATTTCTAGCTACATCTTTAATTGAAATCTTATTTGTATTTTTAAAGTCTAATCCGGGAGTATTTTTAAGCTTCCAAAGCATATCTCCTTCTGTAATAGTACCTACATACTTACCTTCTTCATCAATAATTGGAATTGCTGTATATCTATGATATTCCATTCTCTCTAACGCTTGTCTCATGGTTGAGTTTATTGTTTCATAAACTACATCTTTTTTAGGTGTAAGAAAAAATGCTACATTCATACTTTATCATTCCTATCTTAAGTATTTGTATCTAACTTCATTATACACCATATTTACAATATATATATATTAAAATATTATAAATAATTTACTTTTAGGTACATTTTAAGGCTCATTGACTTATAATATCTTATAACCTATTATTAAATTATATACAAAATAATTTAAGGGGAGTTGGGGTTTATGAATATTAAAAACACTATCTCTAAAATAAAGAAAACAGCTGTGGATACTGCAACCACTGTAGCCCAAACCGCTAAAGAAGGTTCTGCAACCGTAGCCCAAAAATCTAATGATATTTTAGAAATTTCAAAACTAACATTATCAGTAAATTCAGAAGAAAATACATTAAATGATTTATATGCTTCTATAGGAAAAAGAGTTTGTGATAAATATGAAAAAGATGTGTATATAGATCCAGAACTTGTGAACGATTGCAATGAAGTTACAAAAATACGAAATTATATAAGAGATACTAAAGAAAAAATACATGAAATAAAAACAAAATCTTCTAAATAGTAAATAATCTAAAAATTCATAATATTTATTTAAGGACTAAGTTATAAGTTTATATTTATAGCTTAGTCCTTTTATTTACTATTAAGTATAACATTCTAAATAAATAACCATATTATAAAATATATATTATTTATACATTAGTATGTATTTTTATTCATTTTGGTGATTTATATGCTTTAATTTTACAGAAAATTTAAAATTTAGTTCTTGATTATTATGAAATTTGCAAGTGGAAATTTTTTAATATGCAATTGAAATAATGATTTAACTCATATATAATTGAGTTATTATAAATTTTGAATTAGTAA containing:
- a CDS encoding IS1182-like element ISCbo5 family transposase (programmed frameshift) translates to MLTNNERKQNQLELVYIENLVPENHILRKIDKFIDFSFIRDLTKDLYCPDNGRPSVDPVVLFKMLFIGYLFGIRSERQLVKEIQVNVAYRWFLGYGLTDKIPSHSTISQNRTKRFNDTNIHQEIFDNIVFQAINRNLVDGKILYTDSTHLKANANKHKLIKKEITKSTKEYFDELEKDINKDRINHNKKPLKKDLKTSETKEIKVSTTDPDSGYMVRDGKPKGFFYLDHRTVDGKYNIITDVHVTPGNINDVDPYVKRIETQIKKFNFNTKYLVADAGYSTNPICKQVSEKNYQGVFGFRLGPHVKEKYTKYRFQYIKELDGYVCMNNFFLKYKTTTRSGYKEYVSNADECASCKYKNNCLTSDKSINRTIRRHVWEDYKDQIFAFTKTEKGKSIYKKRKEKIERSFADSKELHGLRYCRMRGIKNVSEQCLLTAAVQNMKKIAMVLSHYFSYDLIEIYTKSLHKTSNFLMLSHKRYLTKVKASNYMEAF
- the murI gene encoding glutamate racemase, with amino-acid sequence MDITRMPIGFFDSGVGGLSVLKEAIKILPNEDFIYFGDSKNAPYGTKKVDEVKKLTFDAVKMLLDYNVKAIVVACNTATSAAIEDLRNTYKDIPIIGIEPALKPAVELSQDGKIVIMATNMTLAEKKFNKLMSKYKDEYDIVSLPCPGLVEYIEKGIVQGKELNEFLSGRLSILDKDKIASVVLGCTHYPFVKKELSNILGDEVVIIDGSFGTASQLKRKLIKNNSINKDNKKGKITVLNSLQDEEIIKISKKLLGI
- a CDS encoding DUF3783 domain-containing protein, coding for MTESNRKVLLVYGFNENEKRSLKKLVMENKIPSYKCINKNMATTSLECILNDVNKNIYEGELPKEKVVLFNNCKDKDITKAISSIKEIFHQNTIFAMITETSIKWSFKDLLDHLIEEREWFKNNSK
- a CDS encoding peptidylprolyl isomerase, whose amino-acid sequence is MNPIVTIKMQNGDVMKAELYPEIAPNTVNNFISLINKGFYDGVIFHRVIPGFMIQGGDPDGTGMGGPGYSIKGEFTSNGFKNDLKHTKGVLSMARAMSPDSAGSQFFIMVADAPHLDKQYASFGKVIEGMEVADKIVNQKTDYSDRPYEDQVMEKVTVDTFGVEYPEPEEIE
- a CDS encoding CBS domain-containing protein, producing the protein MNVAFFLTPKKDVVYETINSTMRQALERMEYHRYTAIPIIDEEGKYVGTITEGDMLWKLKNTPGLDFKNTNKISIKDVARNVRNTPVHVRSDIEDLISLAVNQNFVPVVDDNDVFIGIIKRSEIIQYYYNKSLKVSE
- a CDS encoding glutamine synthetase codes for the protein MFNELIYNIPKENHSEEFLKKILNEHPEIKFVSPVGIDLSGNDTDAKIPMRIFLDDINGFLTGAIQTDGSSVAFPGIATLNNAKVDMIADTDVNWFIDYNFENIDEETSKPVGTLRIPCFLIHNGKAIDSRHILKSSICNIEKNLMNFYKKYPELLNVYGITLDDIDDIIATAATELEFWVKTPEEKAQIEQLSTSEVLQEQYWNRTKGAVRTALEECLELMDKYGLESEMGHKEVGGVKAKLNESGKLTHIMEQLELDWKYDNALQAADNELFVRILVKETFRRHGLDVNFLAKPVEGVAGSGEHTHLSIALKLKNGKTINLFAPTGKHFLSIYGYASLMGVLKNYEIINPFISSNNDALRRLKPGFEAPICIVTSIGHSVDVPSRNRTILLGVIRDIKNPLATRFELRSPNPHTNTYLALATMFMACNDGITYAINNHKSEDDLLKELSKNPGEIAGYLEKNRAYRSEEDVFEDYSDEERSRLFGKAPATVYENLCALDKYPEKLAVLKEGSVFTDDIINSYKTAISKRWLTEILYRIIPKHSNNIRSYKMLHDINKVHDVDVTRWQEVNNLRQYLMKDSYCKKSLFSRLIDAANEKDYETVSNLQIEMDSKMSLLRKLYINYTRNLLDI
- a CDS encoding XRE family transcriptional regulator — protein: MSRIGSKIKEARLKSNMTEKQLAKKIGVSEKFIKEVESGKKVINESVMGKISKVLGKDLNDVTMSFETEVYEEEKVQNTNKKTVEKINDVWNDALGSVLKPVPVYGYDMARIIEMRKLPIIGNRVEGHAKDKVLFLKVEDDDMIGSRIAKGDVAFGYITHEIENNALCLVEYKGERHIRQIKRLDSNKLLLISNGNSLRTETVTVRDIRVLVRLEKIEIKL
- a CDS encoding MBL fold metallo-hydrolase, which encodes MEITWFGHSSFLIKTKNGKRILTDPFDKTVGYKTYQDTADIVTISHHHYDHDYTEDIQGTIDVIDSCITFEKHGVFIKGIPSYHDESHGSKRGKNIIYIIKVDNFNICHLGDLGHKLSKEAIEAIGNIDILLIPVGGIYTINGIDAASVAKDINPKMIIPMHYKTTYLSFALDSVDTFVNNMNNVKKLSCSTLKITEPLDSHCAVKILIPSAQ